In the Alligator mississippiensis isolate rAllMis1 chromosome 7, rAllMis1, whole genome shotgun sequence genome, one interval contains:
- the ABCC5 gene encoding ATP-binding cassette sub-family C member 5 isoform X3, whose translation MKDIDIGKEYVIPSPGYRSARERAGSEEPDELKLQQAKHKQVECQDALEAAARAEGLPLDTSIHSQLRMLDEERHKGKYHHGLNLLKPIRTTSKHQHPVDNAGLFSCMTFSWLSPLASRAHKKGELFMDDVWPLSKHESSEVNCRRLERLWQEELKEMGPDDASLRRVVWVFCRTRLIISIVCLMITQLAGFSGPNFQDGCILRSE comes from the exons ATGAAAGACATCGACATAGGAAAAGAGTACGTCATACCCAGCCCGGGGTACAGGAGCGCGCGGGAGAGAGCCGGCTCCGAGGAGCCGGACGAGCTGAAACTCCAGCAAGCTAAACACAAG CAGGTGGAATGCCAAGATGCCTTGGAAGCAGCAGCTCGAGCAGAAGGCCTACCTCTGGATACCTCCATACACTCCCAGCTGAGAATGTTGGATGAGGAGCGTCACAAGGGCAAATACCACCATGGCTTGAATTTGCTGAAACCCATACGGACAACTTCCAA GCACCAGCACCCTGTTGATAATGCAGGACTTTTCTCCTGCATGACCTTCTCATGGCTCAGTCCTCTAGCCAGCAGAGCACACAAGAAAGGGGAGTTATTTATGGATGACGTATGGCCTTTGTCAAAGCATGAGTCTTCAGAAGTCAACTGCAGAAG GTTGGAGAGATTGTGGCAGGAAGAGCTGAAGGAAATGGGGCCTGACGATGCTTCTCTCCGGAGGGTTGTGTGGGTCTTCTGCCGCACCAGGCTCATCATTTCCATAGTGTGTCTGATGATCACACAACTCGCGGGTTTCAGTGGACCA AATTTTCAGGATGGCTGTATTCTGCGATCAGAATGA